One Baekduia alba genomic window, GGCGCTGACCGACGACCTCACCGGCCTGCCCAACCGGCGCGCGCTGTTCCGCGAGCTCGAGGTCCTGACGGCCGCGGGAGAGAGCTCGGCGCGTCGCTTCGCGCTGCTGCAACTCGACCTCGACGGCTTCAAGGAGCTCAACGACACGCTCGGCCACCACGCCGGCGACGACCTGCTGATCGCGGTCTCGCGACGCCTGGAGGCCGTCGTCCCCGGCACGCTGGCCCGGCTCGGCGGCGACGAGTTCGCCGCGATCGTGCCCGACGGCCACGACGCCCGCGCGGTCGCCGCGGCGGTCGGCGAGGCGCTGCACGCGCCGCTGGCGATCGAGGGCGTCGGCGTCGCGGTCAACGCCTCGGTCGGGATCGCCCACTTCCCGCAGGACGCCCCCGACTCGCGCGAGCTCGCGCGCCGCGCCGACGTCGCCATGTACGACGCCAAGCGCCTGGGCACGGTCGTCGCCGGCTACACCGCCGAGCACGACGAGCACTCGCTGGACCGCCTCGCGCTCGCGGCCGACCTGCGCAGCGCCTTCGACCGGGACGAGCTGTGGCTGGCCTTCCAGCCCCAGGTCGACATCGCGACCGGCCGGATCTCCGGCGCCGAGGCCCTGATCCGCTGGAAGCACCCGACGCGCGGAGAGATCCCGCCCGGCGTGCTGCTGCCGATCGCCGAGCGCACCGGGCTGATGCCGCAGCTGACGCTGTGGGTCCTGGAGCGCGCGGTCGACCAGGCGGCGCAGTGGCGCCGCAACGGCCTCGACATCCGCGTCGGCGTCAACGTGTCGGCGATCGTCCTGGTCGACGCGACCCTGCCCGACCGGATCGCCGAGACGCTCGCCGTCCACGCGCTGACCCCGGACAACCTGTGCGTCGAGGTCACCGAGGACGCGGTCATGCGCGACACCTCGCGCGCGATCGCGATCCTGGAGCGCATCAAGGCGTCGGGCGTCGAGATCTCGGTCGACGACTTCGGCACCGGCCAGTCGTCGCTGGAGCAGCTCAAGAACGTCCCGGCCGACGAGCTCAAGCTCGACCGCTCGTTCGTCCTGGGCATGGTCGACGACCCGCAGGACGCGGCGATCGTCGGCTCGGTCGTCGGCCTGGGCCGCGCGCTCGGGCTGCGCGTCGTGGCCGAGGGCGTGGAGACGCCGCAGGCCTGGCAGCGCCTCGCCGACCTCGGCTGCGACGTCGCCCAGGGCTTCGGCCTCGCGCGGCCGATGCCGGCGGCGCAGTTCGAGCGCTGGGCGCGCGAGCCCAGCGATCGCGCCCGCCTGCTGGTCCCCCAGCTGCACACGTCGCGCTCGGCCTGGCGGCCGCGCCCGCGCAGCCGGGTCGCGTCCTAGGACGTCTAGGCCGCTGCCCGCTCGCGTTCGCGCTCGTGCCAGGCGACGGTGCGGCGCAGGCCCTCGTCGAGGTCGACGCGCGGCGCCCAGCCGGTGACGCGGGTGAGCTTGGCGTGGGAGACGTGCTGGCGCGACGGTGGTGCCGGCGCCGGGTCGTAGCGGGCGTGCAGCGGGCGGGCGAGGACGCGCTCCAGCGTCTCGACGACCGCCCGGACGGACACGGGCCGGCCGGAGCCGGCGTTGAACGCCTCGCCGCGTGCGCCGGCCTGCGCGTCGTCGAGGGCGTCAGCGAGCGCCAGGGCGGCGCCGACGGCGTCGTCGACGTGCAGGAAGTCGCGCTCCGGCGTCCCGTCGGAGCGGATCTCGGGCGCGCGGCCGTCGAGCGCGGCGCCGATCAGCTCGGGCACGAGCCGCGACGTGTTGCGGTCGCCGCCGCCGTAGACGTTGGTCCAGCGCGCGGTCGCGACCGGCAGGCCGTGGTTCGGCCAGTAGGACCGCGCGACGAGATCCAGCGCCGCCTTGGAGATGTCATAGGGGTCGACCGGCGCCAGGAGCATGTCCTCCGTGTACGGCGGCACCGCCGACGGGCCGTAGGCCGTGACCGAGGAGGCGACGACCGCCCGCCGGACGCCCCGGCGCCGGGCGGCCTCGAGCACCGTGGTCGTCCCGATGATGTTGGTCGCGTACGTCGCGGCCGGGTCCTCGCGCGCGGCGCCCGCGATCGTCTGCGCGGCGAGGTGGAAGACCGTCGTCGCGCCGTGGGCGGCGATCGCGCGCTCCAGCAGCGGCTGGTCGCCGACGTCGCCGACCACGACCGCGCAGCGCGCGTCGATCGCGGCGGCGGCGGGATCGCGCGTCAGCGCGACGACGGGCTCGCCGCGCGCCAGCAGCACGTCGACGAGCCGCGAGCCGAGCAGGCCGGAGGCGCCGGTGACCAGGGTCGGGCTCATGCGGGCGCGAAGGATGTCAGGTGGCACGCCGCTGCGGTGGGGACCGTGAGAGGATCTGACGCGATGAACGTCCCTGCCGAGATCTTCAAGGCCTACGACATCCGCGGCATCCACGGCGACCAGCTGGGGCCCGACGCGGCCGAGCAGATCGGCCGCGCCTTCGCGCGGGTGATCGCCGAGCTGGAGGGCAAGCCGGTCTCCGAGCTGCGGCTCGGGCTGGGTCGCGACATGCGGCTCACGGCGCCCGAGATGGCCGCGCGCTACCGCGACGGGATGGTGGCCGAAGGGGCGTCGGTGGTCGACGCCGGCCAGGTCGGGACCGAGATGTTGTACTTCCTGGTCGGCTCACGCGGGCTCGACGGCGGCCTGATGTGCACCGCCTCGCACAACCCCAAGGCCTACACCGGCGCCAAGCTCGTCAAGCGCGGCTCGATCGCGCTGAGCGGCGACGAGGGCATCCAGGACATCCGCCGGATGATCGAGCACGGCCTGGGCGATCCGGCCAGCGGGCGGCCGGGCTCGGTCGAGGAGGTCGACGTCTACGCGGCGTTCCAGGCCGCCGCGCTCGAGACGATCGACGCGTCCAACGTCAAGCCGCTCAAGGTCGTCGTCGACGGCGGCAACGGCATGGCCGGCCCGATGGCCGGGCCGATCCTCCGCGGCCTCGGGCTCGACCTCGTCGAGACGTATTTCACCCCCGACGGCAACTTCCCCGACCACGAGCCCAACCCGTTGTTGGAGGAGAACCGGAAGTTCATCGTGGACAAGGTCGTGGCCGAGGGCGCCGACCTCGGCATCGCCTGGGACGGCGACGCCGACCGCTGCTTCTTCATCGACGACACCGGGCGGTTCGTCGACGGCGACTTCCTGACCGCGATCCTGGCCGAGCACCTGCTGGCCAAGCCGGGCAACGAGGGCGCCGACATCCTCTACGACGCACGCGCGTCCCGGGCCGTCGCCGACACCGTCGGCGCCGCCGGCGGCATCGCGCACATCAACCGCGTCGGGCACGCGTTCTTCAAGACCCGGATGCGCGACGAGGGCGCGATCTTCGGCGGCGAGGTCTCCGGCCACTACTACTTCCACGACTTCTACAACGCGGACTCGGGCACGCTGCCGGCGCTGCTGGTGCTGGAGAAGCTGAGCGTGGAGGGCAAGAAGCTGTCCGCGCTGCTGGAGCCCTACAAGAGCAAGTACTTCATCTCGGGGGAGATCAACTCCGAGGTCACCAACGGGCCGACCAAGATGGAGGAGCTCCAGGAGCACTACGGGTCGCTGCCGGGCGCGAAGGTCACGCACGTCGACGGCGTGTCGATCGACTTCGACGACTGGCACTTCAACGTCCGCCCGTCCAACACCGAGCCGCTGCTGCGCCTCACGCTGGAGTCGCTCGTCAGCGAGGCCGACATGGAGGCCAAGCGCGACGAGGTGCTGGGCCGGATCCGGGCGTGAGCGCGGTGGGCGGCCCCTCGTCCGGCATCCACGTGCTGCCGGTCCCGACACCCTTTGCGGTCGGGCGCGTCAACTGCTACCTGATCGACGACGACCCGCTGACGCTGGTCGACACCGGGCCGAACTCCGGCACGTCGCTGACGGTGCTGGAGGCCGCGCTGGCCGAGCAGGGCCGCAGGATCGAGGACCTCGAGCGGATCGTGCTGACCCATCAGCACATCGACCACATCGGGCTCGCCAAGATCCTGGCCGACCGGTCCGGCGCCGAGGTCGTCGCGCTCGACGTCCTCGCGCCCTGGCTGGCCAACTACGGCACGGAGATCGAGGCCGACGACGCGTTCGCCGAGCGGCTGATGGTGCGCAACGGGATCCCGCGCGAGATCGGCATCGCGCTGCGCGTGGTCACGGCGTCGTTCCGGGGCTGGGGCTCGGCGGTCCAGGTCACGCGCACGGTCGCCGAGGGCGACGTCCTGGAGTTCGCGTCGCGGTGCTGGCGCGTCCACCGCCGGCCGGGGCACTCGCCGTCGGACACCGTGTTCCACGACGAGGCCACCGGCGAGCTGATGGCCGGCGACCACCTCATCAAGCACATCTCGTCCAACCCGCTGATCTCGCGCCCGCTGGACGGCACCGCCGATCCGGACGAGCGCCCGCACGCGCTGCGCGACTACCTCGCGTCCCTGGCCCAGACGCGCGCGATGGACCTGGCGGTGGTCTACGCCGGGCACGGCGACGTCGTCGAGGACCACCGCACGCTGATCGACGAGCGCTTCGCCGGCCACGAGCGGCGCGTGCGGAAGATCGCCGGGATCGTCGCCGAAGGGCCGAAGTCCGGCTTCGAGATCGCGCAGCAGATGTGGGGCAACGTCGCGGTGACCCAGGCGTTCCTGACGCTGTCGGAGGTGCTCGGCCACGTCGACCTGCTGCTGGAGCGCGGCGAGGTCGCCGAGGTCGAGGACGACGGCGTGGTGCGGTTTGCTGCGACCGGCGCGTGAGGACGAGGCCGCGGCGGTCGCCGCGCTGGTCGAGGCGGCGTTCGCGCGGCACGTCGAGGCCGTCGGGCGCCGGCCGGCGCCGATGGGACGACGACCACGCGGCGCGGATCGCCGCCGGCCAGCAGTGGGTGCGCGACGGCGACGGCGGGCTGGTCTCCTCGATCGTCCTGGTCGACGCCGGCGACCACCTGATCGTCAACAACGTGGCGGTCGCGCCTTCCGCGCAGGGCCGCGGCCTGGGCCGGGACCTGCTCGCCTACGCCGAGGACGAGGCGCGCCGCCGTCACCTGCCCGAGATCCGGCTGCACACCAACGCGGCCATGGCCGACAACTTGCTGCTGTACCCCAAGTTGGGCTACGCGGAGGTCGGGCGCGAGACGCGCCACGGCTTCCACCGCGTGCTGTTCGTCAAGGCCCTCTGAGGCCCCTCGCAAGGGCTGAGCGCGCCCAATAGCGAAGAGGCCTTGATGATAATACGCCGCGTTTATAGAGTGCGTGAACACCCCTCTCCAAAGGAGTAACCGTTCCTATGCGCCTGTTCACCAGGAGCCTCGGCCTGCTCGCCGTCACGGCCGCGCTCGCCCTCGCCGCATCCGCGACCGCCTCGGCCACCACGGCGAGCATCTCGTCGCCCGGAGCCAAGGCCGGCACCACGACCGCTGCATGGAAGCTCGCCGTCCAGGGCTCCAG contains:
- a CDS encoding NAD-dependent epimerase/dehydratase family protein, which gives rise to MSPTLVTGASGLLGSRLVDVLLARGEPVVALTRDPAAAAIDARCAVVVGDVGDQPLLERAIAAHGATTVFHLAAQTIAGAAREDPAATYATNIIGTTTVLEAARRRGVRRAVVASSVTAYGPSAVPPYTEDMLLAPVDPYDISKAALDLVARSYWPNHGLPVATARWTNVYGGGDRNTSRLVPELIGAALDGRAPEIRSDGTPERDFLHVDDAVGAALALADALDDAQAGARGEAFNAGSGRPVSVRAVVETLERVLARPLHARYDPAPAPPSRQHVSHAKLTRVTGWAPRVDLDEGLRRTVAWHERERERAAA
- a CDS encoding phosphomannomutase/phosphoglucomutase, translated to MNVPAEIFKAYDIRGIHGDQLGPDAAEQIGRAFARVIAELEGKPVSELRLGLGRDMRLTAPEMAARYRDGMVAEGASVVDAGQVGTEMLYFLVGSRGLDGGLMCTASHNPKAYTGAKLVKRGSIALSGDEGIQDIRRMIEHGLGDPASGRPGSVEEVDVYAAFQAAALETIDASNVKPLKVVVDGGNGMAGPMAGPILRGLGLDLVETYFTPDGNFPDHEPNPLLEENRKFIVDKVVAEGADLGIAWDGDADRCFFIDDTGRFVDGDFLTAILAEHLLAKPGNEGADILYDARASRAVADTVGAAGGIAHINRVGHAFFKTRMRDEGAIFGGEVSGHYYFHDFYNADSGTLPALLVLEKLSVEGKKLSALLEPYKSKYFISGEINSEVTNGPTKMEELQEHYGSLPGAKVTHVDGVSIDFDDWHFNVRPSNTEPLLRLTLESLVSEADMEAKRDEVLGRIRA
- a CDS encoding putative bifunctional diguanylate cyclase/phosphodiesterase; protein product: MASASRASLPSARLSGRCARLLTFLCGAGIALGLADLLVLGGVRFASPAVGTIVLPLATALIAAGLAAVRLIASTGDRRLWILLFAGLGATLIGGIVSAISGNHVDHAGLADVFWLAAYPPWYAALIVISRHYLGGAHRSFWLDGLLIGLASATYVAALFLGDLAGLSQGTLIVNVAYPAADLALLGILFGTLLMIGRPSPQGVVLAVGLLFTLASDTQRTVHLAEGHTTMSPAMAVSWSLGLLFLATASWARPAPGRVLPVGGWWELTSPACIASLAVGILVADHWANLPTAAIVLAAASFACALARLVWTLREVRSLALHRREALTDDLTGLPNRRALFRELEVLTAAGESSARRFALLQLDLDGFKELNDTLGHHAGDDLLIAVSRRLEAVVPGTLARLGGDEFAAIVPDGHDARAVAAAVGEALHAPLAIEGVGVAVNASVGIAHFPQDAPDSRELARRADVAMYDAKRLGTVVAGYTAEHDEHSLDRLALAADLRSAFDRDELWLAFQPQVDIATGRISGAEALIRWKHPTRGEIPPGVLLPIAERTGLMPQLTLWVLERAVDQAAQWRRNGLDIRVGVNVSAIVLVDATLPDRIAETLAVHALTPDNLCVEVTEDAVMRDTSRAIAILERIKASGVEISVDDFGTGQSSLEQLKNVPADELKLDRSFVLGMVDDPQDAAIVGSVVGLGRALGLRVVAEGVETPQAWQRLADLGCDVAQGFGLARPMPAAQFERWAREPSDRARLLVPQLHTSRSAWRPRPRSRVAS
- a CDS encoding GNAT family N-acetyltransferase, giving the protein MRTRPRRSPRWSRRRSRGTSRPSGAGRRRWDDDHAARIAAGQQWVRDGDGGLVSSIVLVDAGDHLIVNNVAVAPSAQGRGLGRDLLAYAEDEARRRHLPEIRLHTNAAMADNLLLYPKLGYAEVGRETRHGFHRVLFVKAL
- a CDS encoding MBL fold metallo-hydrolase yields the protein MSAVGGPSSGIHVLPVPTPFAVGRVNCYLIDDDPLTLVDTGPNSGTSLTVLEAALAEQGRRIEDLERIVLTHQHIDHIGLAKILADRSGAEVVALDVLAPWLANYGTEIEADDAFAERLMVRNGIPREIGIALRVVTASFRGWGSAVQVTRTVAEGDVLEFASRCWRVHRRPGHSPSDTVFHDEATGELMAGDHLIKHISSNPLISRPLDGTADPDERPHALRDYLASLAQTRAMDLAVVYAGHGDVVEDHRTLIDERFAGHERRVRKIAGIVAEGPKSGFEIAQQMWGNVAVTQAFLTLSEVLGHVDLLLERGEVAEVEDDGVVRFAATGA